Below is a window of Cytophaga hutchinsonii ATCC 33406 DNA.
GATAGCCTTTCTTCTGTCAATGAGTATCAACTCCTGCTTGAGCATTTTGTATAAATACTGACGACTATAACCTAACGTTGAAGCTATACCTTTTACTGTGATAAATCTTCTTTGTTCCCCTTCTCTTTGAAAGCGGCTTCTGAGAGGGGCAAATACTTTTTTCTGATTTCTGTATCAAACAGCTCATCTGCTATGTCAATAGCGGCATTGAGAATTTCTTTCTCGGCTTCCAGGCGTTTTAGTTTACGCTCCAGTTCTTTGATTTGCTTATTGGGGGCCTTCTTTTTCATCTGGTCAGATTCTTTCCAATCCAATCTACCATGTTTTCGTAACCAAGTCAATACGGTACTTCTTCCCTGGATACCATATTTCAATTGTGCCTGCTTGTAGGTTAAGTCCCCTTTTTCTACTTCATCTACTAATTGTAGTTTAAAGGCTAAACTGTAATCTTTTTGAGTCCGCTTTACATAAACTCTTTTTCCTGTCTTTTCCATAAGTTTGACTATTTTGTGTCAACTTATTTCAGGACGATACAACTATTGAATAGACAAAGCCTCATGCTGTAAAGTGTGAGGCTTTTTTATTAGTAACGTCGTTGAAGTTTAAACCCCGGTGGCGTTACTTCTTCTCCTTAAGCTTCTCGCTCAAATCCGTAGCGGCGGAGTTGAGCGAGCTTTAATAATACGATTGATTTAATCTTACGAGCCTCACCGATCCATAGAGACAGTGAGTGAAGGGAGGGCCTGATTTTTATGTGTCTTGTCTTTCCGCACTGTCAAAAACAATTATGTTTCTGATCATTGTTTTTATACTCAAAAGAATTCATCTTTGGATTACAACTTAACCCGAAAATGAATACCGAAGAGCTAATAAAACAAGCATTTGATCCTTACTTCAATGTTCCTCTTGAAGCGTGGCAATCATTTACGGACTTAGGAGAAGTTATAGCAACCACTAAAGACCAAATCATAAAAAATCCGGACACAACAGAAAAGTACCTGAGTTTTATTCTAAAAGGAAGTGGCGGAATCTTATTTTGGAATAATGCTA
It encodes the following:
- a CDS encoding IS3 family transposase translates to MEKTGKRVYVKRTQKDYSLAFKLQLVDEVEKGDLTYKQAQLKYGIQGRSTVLTWLRKHGRLDWKESDQMKKKAPNKQIKELERKLKRLEAEKEILNAAIDIADELFDTEIRKKYLPLSEAAFKEKGNKEDLSQ